Proteins co-encoded in one Nonlabens agnitus genomic window:
- a CDS encoding methylmalonyl-CoA mutase subunit beta produces MKKRLLDDFTPVSEAAWKQKIQMDLKGADYNQTLVTPTPDGINIKPIYHSDSAVNIDTPSRGTQNNDWYISQKIYCGNARAANKKALNVLSRGAEGVLLDIPNPDIDLEVLLKDLPEVGLQVHPRFLDLDFLKKLHGFKPKAYVHLDIIHQLAATGNWFINQKSDRTHYANFLKSFQGYFSNITVNTSTYQQAGATVTQELAYFAAHLNEYLNHYCDNTKEHDKDIYDAFLPDRQAGAKAEMVTERSRSKRINIDTTIGSNYFMEIAKYRAYRILTKTLGNAYGIKDLGCYITATPSLRNKSLLDYNVNLLRTTTECMSAVLGGADTVHNLAYDAFFNKENEFGDRIARNQLLILKEEAYLNKVANAADGTYYINALTKELTEKALEIFKSIEKAGGFVQSLFEGTIQRKVKESDTAERDRLKKGEKTLVGVNKFPNAEAPLQKEYEILPFQKIEPRKTLIQPILFKRLAEDVEIEQMPK; encoded by the coding sequence ATGAAGAAGCGATTACTTGATGACTTTACACCAGTTTCTGAGGCCGCATGGAAACAAAAGATTCAAATGGATCTCAAGGGCGCCGATTATAACCAGACATTGGTCACGCCTACTCCAGACGGCATCAATATCAAACCTATTTACCACAGCGACAGTGCCGTAAACATTGATACTCCTAGTCGAGGTACCCAGAACAATGATTGGTACATTTCTCAAAAGATTTACTGCGGCAATGCACGAGCAGCAAACAAAAAAGCGCTCAACGTATTATCTCGAGGAGCTGAAGGTGTTTTATTAGACATTCCTAATCCAGATATTGATCTCGAGGTTTTATTAAAAGACTTACCAGAGGTTGGTTTACAAGTACATCCTCGATTTTTAGATCTTGATTTTTTAAAGAAACTTCATGGATTTAAACCTAAAGCCTATGTGCATCTGGATATCATACACCAGCTGGCTGCTACTGGGAACTGGTTTATAAATCAAAAATCAGATCGTACTCACTATGCCAATTTCCTGAAATCCTTTCAAGGTTATTTTTCAAATATTACGGTAAATACGAGCACCTATCAACAAGCTGGTGCGACAGTTACCCAAGAACTCGCCTATTTTGCAGCGCACCTTAATGAATACCTCAATCATTATTGCGATAACACTAAGGAACACGATAAGGATATTTACGACGCTTTCCTGCCTGACCGGCAGGCTGGCGCGAAAGCGGAAATGGTTACTGAGCGGAGTCGAAGTAAACGTATCAACATTGACACCACCATAGGTTCCAACTATTTTATGGAGATCGCAAAGTACAGAGCCTATCGCATATTGACCAAAACATTAGGTAACGCCTACGGCATAAAAGACCTAGGGTGTTACATCACAGCAACGCCCAGTTTGCGCAACAAATCACTGCTGGATTACAATGTCAATCTACTGCGCACCACCACAGAATGCATGAGCGCGGTTTTGGGTGGCGCAGATACGGTCCACAATCTAGCATATGACGCTTTTTTCAATAAGGAAAATGAATTTGGCGACCGCATCGCTCGCAATCAATTATTGATTCTTAAAGAAGAAGCTTATCTAAACAAAGTTGCTAACGCTGCAGATGGCACTTACTACATCAACGCATTGACTAAGGAGTTGACCGAAAAAGCGCTGGAAATCTTCAAGAGCATTGAAAAAGCTGGCGGATTTGTCCAATCGCTTTTTGAAGGAACGATACAACGCAAAGTCAAGGAAAGTGATACGGCAGAGCGTGATCGACTTAAAAAAGGAGAAAAAACACTCGTAGGCGTCAACAAATTCCCGAATGCAGAAGCACCACTTCAAAAAGAATACGAGATCCTTCCTTTTCAAAAAATAGAGCCTCGCAAGACCTTGATACAACCTATTCTTTTCAAGCGACTTGCAGAAGATGTAGAAATAGAACAAATGCCGAAATGA
- the nadC gene encoding carboxylating nicotinate-nucleotide diphosphorylase, translating to MKYHGAAFEEEVDRIITNALREDVGDGDHSSLACIPRSASGKARLLVKDEGVIAGIAFAKAIFHKVDPTLKIEELKKDGDRVVYGDEVFYVSGSSRSILTAERLALNSMQRMSAIATKTRQFVDRLEGTKTKILDTRKTTPGIRLLEKWAVHTGGGVNHRSGLYDMIMLKDNHIDFAGGITKAIEKTTDYLQETNRDLKIIVEARNLEEIKEILTSADKVYRILIDNFNYEDTRKAVELIGDQCLTESSGGITLDTVRQYAECGVDYVSSGALTHSVYNMDLSLKAMHE from the coding sequence ATGAAGTACCATGGAGCTGCATTTGAAGAAGAAGTTGACCGCATCATCACCAATGCCTTGCGAGAAGATGTAGGTGATGGCGACCATAGCAGCCTGGCTTGCATTCCACGCAGTGCCAGTGGTAAGGCACGACTGCTGGTAAAGGATGAAGGAGTGATTGCTGGTATCGCTTTCGCGAAAGCGATATTCCACAAAGTCGATCCTACATTAAAAATAGAAGAATTGAAAAAGGACGGTGATCGCGTGGTTTATGGCGACGAAGTGTTTTATGTGAGCGGTTCTTCCAGATCCATTCTCACGGCCGAACGTCTCGCACTTAACAGCATGCAGCGCATGAGTGCGATCGCGACCAAAACTCGGCAATTTGTTGACCGGTTGGAAGGTACCAAAACCAAGATATTAGACACGCGCAAGACCACACCAGGAATACGATTATTGGAAAAATGGGCAGTTCATACCGGTGGCGGCGTTAACCATAGGTCTGGTCTTTATGACATGATCATGCTCAAGGACAACCATATTGATTTTGCAGGTGGCATTACAAAAGCTATTGAAAAAACGACGGACTACCTTCAAGAAACCAACAGGGATTTAAAGATCATTGTAGAGGCAAGAAATCTGGAAGAAATCAAAGAGATTCTAACCTCGGCCGATAAGGTTTACCGCATCCTGATTGATAATTTTAATTACGAAGACACTAGAAAAGCGGTAGAATTGATAGGCGATCAATGCCTGACTGAAAGTAGTGGCGGCATTACTCTGGACACGGTACGACAGTACGCGGAATGTGGTGTGGATTACGTCTCCAGCGGTGCGCTTACTCATAGCGTTTACAACATGGATCTTAGTTTGAAAGCCATGCATGAGTAG
- the priA gene encoding replication restart helicase PriA, with amino-acid sequence MSYFLDVILPLPLERYFSYRITAAEAGMIQLGMRVAVPFGKSKIYTGIAVAVRENIEVAYDIKDIEFVIDEAPILQKGQIKFWEWIASYYLCSVGQVMKAALPKSLLLESETIIQRNEETTVEDDELTDQEFLIMEALENRKAMKVDEVASLLDRKTVLPILRNMLSKHLIILQEELYNTYRAKTEKYISLAPEFQDEDALRELLDSMTRAPKQREVLMTLFMMRAGDKPVKSKDLETRSKATRAVMKSLIDKKILLETEQEVSRMLMDRQTGHELYELNDAQEVAYNEIKTAFEDDKVCLLHGVTSSGKTEIYVKLIEEYLVLGKQCLYLLPEIALTTQLIGRLQHYFKHQVLVYHSKYNLNERQEVWNLVLDAHEPYVVIGARSALLLPFADLGLIIVDEEHETSFKQFDPAPRYHARDSSIVLGKMKSSQILLGSATPSLESYYNTTIGKFELVELKKRYNNVLMPEINMIDIKEKHRKKRMTGHFSDTLIEAMTQAFKNDEQVILFQNRRGFAPIMECNTCGHAPQCPNCDVSLTVHQHRGQMRCHYCGYHTFIPKECIACSSTDLDTKGFGTEQIEAEFLEIFPQRKIARMDLDTTRGKYSYEKLIDQVENREVDALVGTQMLTKGLDFRHVSLVGVLNADAMLNFPDFRSHERCFQLLTQVAGRAGRTEKRGTVLLQSYNPYHMILQQVSTYDYKTMFKEQLQDRYQFKYPPYQRLIRITFKHRDYNTTLQAGEWFVGALNQIEHGVEVLGPEFPPVSRVRNLFNVHVLVKMGKTHSPETIKGFIAKVKRSFESIKQYRAVRCNIDVDCY; translated from the coding sequence ATGTCCTATTTTCTAGATGTTATACTGCCATTGCCATTGGAGCGCTATTTTTCATACCGCATCACGGCTGCAGAGGCTGGTATGATTCAGCTAGGTATGCGCGTTGCGGTTCCCTTTGGAAAATCAAAGATCTACACCGGTATCGCCGTGGCCGTACGCGAGAATATTGAGGTTGCATACGACATTAAAGACATAGAGTTTGTTATTGATGAGGCACCTATTTTACAAAAGGGACAAATCAAATTTTGGGAATGGATCGCTTCCTATTACCTATGTAGTGTAGGTCAAGTCATGAAGGCAGCCTTGCCTAAATCACTGCTGCTGGAAAGCGAGACCATTATCCAGCGCAACGAGGAAACAACCGTAGAAGACGATGAATTAACAGATCAGGAATTCCTGATCATGGAGGCATTGGAGAATCGTAAAGCCATGAAAGTGGACGAGGTGGCCAGTTTGCTGGATCGTAAAACGGTATTGCCTATTTTAAGGAACATGCTGTCCAAGCATTTGATCATCCTGCAAGAAGAACTCTACAATACCTACAGGGCCAAAACCGAAAAATACATATCGCTCGCTCCAGAATTTCAGGATGAAGATGCTTTAAGAGAACTACTGGACTCTATGACTCGGGCTCCTAAACAGCGCGAGGTACTCATGACACTTTTCATGATGCGCGCTGGTGATAAACCGGTCAAATCCAAAGATCTAGAAACGAGATCCAAAGCTACTCGTGCCGTAATGAAATCTTTGATTGACAAAAAAATTTTGTTGGAAACGGAACAGGAAGTGAGCCGTATGTTGATGGACCGGCAAACGGGTCATGAGTTATATGAACTCAACGATGCTCAAGAAGTCGCATACAATGAGATCAAAACGGCGTTTGAAGACGACAAGGTTTGCCTATTGCATGGCGTGACGTCCAGCGGTAAAACCGAAATTTACGTCAAACTCATTGAGGAATATTTAGTGCTGGGCAAGCAATGTCTGTATCTGTTGCCAGAAATCGCTCTGACCACTCAACTTATTGGAAGATTACAGCATTACTTCAAACATCAAGTGCTGGTGTACCATTCTAAATACAATCTCAATGAGCGACAGGAAGTATGGAATCTCGTACTGGATGCCCATGAACCTTACGTGGTCATTGGCGCGCGCAGCGCTTTATTGTTGCCCTTTGCAGATCTGGGTTTGATCATCGTGGATGAGGAACATGAGACCAGTTTCAAGCAATTTGATCCTGCACCGCGCTACCACGCCAGAGATTCCAGTATCGTGTTGGGAAAAATGAAAAGCTCACAAATCCTTTTGGGTAGCGCCACGCCTTCCTTAGAAAGTTATTACAATACGACTATTGGTAAGTTTGAATTGGTTGAGCTCAAAAAGCGCTATAACAATGTGTTGATGCCAGAAATCAACATGATTGACATTAAGGAGAAGCACCGCAAGAAACGCATGACCGGACATTTTTCCGACACGTTGATTGAGGCCATGACTCAAGCCTTTAAAAATGATGAACAGGTCATTCTATTCCAAAACCGCCGCGGTTTTGCACCCATCATGGAGTGTAATACCTGTGGCCATGCACCACAATGTCCCAATTGTGATGTGAGCCTCACTGTGCACCAGCATCGTGGCCAGATGCGATGTCATTACTGCGGTTACCACACTTTTATCCCTAAGGAATGCATCGCCTGCTCCAGTACCGACCTGGACACTAAAGGTTTTGGAACCGAACAAATAGAAGCCGAATTTCTAGAGATTTTTCCCCAGCGCAAAATCGCGCGGATGGACCTGGATACCACGCGAGGAAAATACAGCTATGAAAAACTCATCGATCAAGTCGAGAATAGGGAAGTGGACGCTTTGGTAGGCACCCAAATGCTTACGAAAGGACTTGATTTTAGACACGTGAGCCTGGTTGGAGTTCTCAATGCAGATGCCATGCTTAATTTCCCAGACTTCAGATCGCACGAGCGTTGTTTCCAATTATTGACGCAGGTGGCAGGTCGCGCAGGTAGAACGGAGAAGCGAGGTACGGTTTTATTGCAGAGCTACAATCCATACCATATGATTTTGCAGCAGGTAAGCACTTATGATTACAAGACGATGTTCAAGGAGCAGTTGCAGGATCGATACCAGTTTAAATATCCGCCATACCAGCGATTGATCAGGATCACGTTCAAGCATAGGGATTACAATACCACTTTGCAGGCAGGTGAGTGGTTTGTGGGCGCTCTAAATCAAATTGAACATGGCGTTGAGGTGCTGGGACCAGAGTTTCCGCCGGTTTCTCGAGTGCGTAATCTTTTCAACGTACACGTGCTGGTCAAAATGGGCAAGACCCATTCACCAGAAACCATAAAAGGCTTCATTGCCAAAGTCAAACGCAGCTTTGAGAGCATCAAACAATACCGTGCCGTGCGCTGCAATATTGATGTGGATTGTTATTAG
- a CDS encoding FtsB family cell division protein, producing MKWKEIKSKWYFNKYFIITILFAIWILFLDDSAWLTAHRALDQQIADKEQTADFYMRGIAADKARIQQLEDSAGIEKFGRERYLMKKENEEVYIIEYADSVKNED from the coding sequence ATGAAATGGAAAGAGATCAAAAGCAAATGGTATTTTAATAAATACTTCATTATCACAATTCTATTTGCGATTTGGATTCTGTTTCTGGATGACAGCGCATGGCTTACTGCACACAGAGCGCTGGACCAGCAAATTGCCGACAAGGAACAAACAGCAGATTTCTATATGCGAGGCATCGCTGCAGACAAAGCGCGTATCCAGCAGTTGGAAGACAGTGCTGGGATAGAGAAATTTGGACGTGAGCGATATTTAATGAAGAAGGAAAATGAAGAAGTGTATATTATAGAGTATGCAGATTCCGTAAAAAACGAAGATTGA
- the rlmH gene encoding 23S rRNA (pseudouridine(1915)-N(3))-methyltransferase RlmH codes for MKITLLAVGKTDDSRIADLTDMYVERLKHYINFELEIIPDLKKTKNLSIDQQKVKEGELLLNQLQTSDFVTLLDEKGKSLSSQQFAQLINKRSLSGMKRLVYVIGGPYGFSDAVYARANSKLSLSAMTFSHQMVRLFATEQIYRAFTILKNEPYHHE; via the coding sequence ATGAAGATAACTCTACTGGCGGTAGGTAAAACCGATGATAGCCGTATCGCAGACCTTACAGATATGTACGTGGAACGGCTCAAGCATTACATCAATTTTGAGCTGGAAATCATTCCGGACCTCAAAAAAACGAAGAACCTAAGCATCGACCAGCAAAAGGTCAAAGAAGGAGAGCTTTTACTCAACCAATTGCAAACCAGTGATTTTGTGACCTTACTGGACGAAAAGGGAAAAAGCCTTTCCAGCCAGCAATTTGCGCAATTGATCAATAAACGAAGTCTTTCTGGAATGAAACGACTGGTTTATGTGATAGGTGGACCCTACGGATTCTCTGATGCGGTTTACGCTCGAGCCAATTCAAAATTATCTTTAAGCGCCATGACCTTTTCCCACCAGATGGTAAGACTCTTTGCCACAGAACAGATTTATCGCGCGTTTACTATTCTGAAAAACGAGCCTTATCATCATGAGTAA
- a CDS encoding YihY/virulence factor BrkB family protein, translated as MSRLKAILDRIPVISWFVAVSSRARLPGFEGMTVYDLWETYSVGIVQGAFTLRASAISYSFFMAIFPFILFMLNLIPFVPVDNFQVDFLEFVNGLLPAQAAGSFDTIFKEIALQENTGLLTIAFITSLFFMSNGVNAIFDGFERSYHSSFNRNMFRQYFVAVGVSLMLSLFLLISIAMFGVVEYWIDSLRAEDFMTQSSTEIWLIILRYIAIIIMLYLFVSTLYYTGTKEGRQTRFFSIGSVVTTVLILITSYLYGIYIDNFASYNEIYGSIGALLILMIYIWLAANILLLGYELNASIRSLKARNLK; from the coding sequence ATGAGTAGGCTTAAGGCAATATTGGATCGCATACCGGTCATTTCTTGGTTCGTCGCGGTTTCCAGCAGGGCACGATTGCCAGGTTTTGAAGGGATGACCGTTTATGATCTTTGGGAAACCTATAGTGTTGGAATTGTTCAAGGTGCTTTTACATTGCGCGCCAGTGCGATAAGCTATAGTTTTTTCATGGCGATTTTCCCGTTCATACTGTTCATGCTTAATCTTATTCCTTTTGTACCGGTAGATAATTTCCAGGTAGATTTTTTAGAGTTTGTCAATGGGTTGCTACCGGCACAGGCCGCTGGTTCTTTTGATACGATATTTAAGGAAATTGCATTACAGGAGAATACAGGCTTATTAACGATTGCTTTTATCACGTCCTTATTTTTTATGAGCAATGGCGTTAATGCGATTTTTGACGGCTTTGAGCGTTCGTATCATTCATCGTTTAATCGCAACATGTTCAGGCAATATTTTGTGGCGGTTGGAGTGTCATTGATGCTCAGTCTTTTTTTATTGATTTCCATTGCCATGTTTGGTGTGGTTGAATACTGGATTGATTCTTTAAGAGCAGAAGATTTTATGACGCAAAGCTCTACAGAGATCTGGTTGATCATACTGCGTTACATCGCGATTATCATCATGCTCTATCTATTTGTGAGTACGCTGTATTACACAGGTACCAAAGAAGGAAGGCAAACCAGATTCTTCTCTATAGGCTCTGTAGTAACCACGGTGCTTATTTTAATTACATCATACCTCTACGGGATTTATATAGACAATTTTGCTTCCTATAACGAGATCTATGGTTCCATAGGTGCACTACTAATTTTAATGATCTATATATGGCTTGCAGCCAACATTTTGCTATTGGGTTATGAGCTTAATGCGTCTATCAGATCATTAAAGGCACGGAATTTGAAATAG
- a CDS encoding chalcone isomerase family protein: MKKLLLIAVAALGTYTASAQMTVEGVTVEKSLTVDGKELILNGAGLREKFVFDLYVGGLYTTAKTTNGAALLSSDQPMAITLDIVSKLVTQENMVEAITEGFEDSVSSAERKKLQPKIDKFIGFFNEEIVNGNEFQISYVPGKGTMAHKNGKLLGTIEGKDFATGLFGIWLGNKPADKDLKKGMLGL; encoded by the coding sequence ATGAAAAAATTACTCTTAATCGCTGTTGCCGCTCTTGGTACCTATACAGCATCTGCACAAATGACCGTAGAAGGCGTTACTGTAGAAAAAAGCCTGACCGTGGACGGTAAGGAACTTATTCTTAATGGCGCTGGATTGCGTGAGAAGTTTGTTTTTGATCTTTATGTAGGTGGCTTGTACACTACAGCAAAAACTACTAATGGTGCGGCATTGTTAAGCTCTGATCAGCCTATGGCGATCACACTTGACATCGTCAGTAAACTGGTAACACAAGAGAATATGGTTGAGGCCATTACAGAAGGTTTTGAAGACAGCGTATCGAGTGCAGAGCGTAAAAAACTACAACCTAAAATCGATAAGTTCATTGGATTCTTTAATGAAGAGATTGTCAATGGAAACGAATTCCAGATCTCATATGTGCCAGGAAAAGGAACTATGGCTCACAAGAACGGTAAGCTATTGGGAACTATTGAAGGAAAGGATTTTGCTACAGGACTTTTTGGGATCTGGTTGGGTAACAAGCCGGCAGACAAAGATTTGAAAAAAGGAATGTTGGGACTTTAA
- the udk gene encoding uridine kinase, translating into MLIIGIAGGTGSGKTTVVGQVAHQYPDTDVTVISQDSYYKDTSHLTYEERVKINFDHPNSIDFALLKEHLIELRKGNSIEQPVYSFVEHNRTKETVVTEPSNVIIVEGILILTLPEIRELFDIKVYIDCDSDERLIRRLKRDITDRGRDINEVLDRYQNTLKPMHQQFIEPTKAYADVIIPTNRLNEVGVKILRSILDQKLA; encoded by the coding sequence ATGCTTATCATAGGTATTGCAGGCGGTACTGGGTCTGGTAAAACCACAGTTGTGGGTCAGGTAGCCCATCAATATCCAGATACTGACGTTACTGTCATCTCTCAAGATTCCTACTATAAAGACACGAGCCACCTTACCTATGAGGAACGTGTGAAAATTAATTTTGATCACCCTAATTCCATAGACTTTGCGCTTTTGAAGGAACATTTGATCGAGTTGCGCAAGGGAAATAGTATTGAGCAACCGGTTTATTCTTTTGTAGAACACAACCGCACTAAAGAAACGGTCGTGACAGAGCCTAGCAATGTCATTATTGTGGAAGGAATCCTTATTCTGACACTGCCGGAAATTCGAGAGCTTTTTGACATCAAGGTTTACATTGATTGCGATAGCGATGAGCGTCTTATACGCAGATTGAAACGCGATATCACAGACCGTGGTCGTGACATCAACGAGGTACTTGATCGCTATCAAAACACGCTCAAGCCTATGCACCAGCAATTTATAGAGCCTACTAAAGCCTATGCTGATGTCATCATACCTACCAATAGACTTAATGAAGTTGGTGTTAAGATCTTGCGCTCTATTCTGGATCAAAAGTTGGCTTAA
- the scpA gene encoding methylmalonyl-CoA mutase: MRRKNISNITADFTALDNGNATQTQEHYETSEGISLKKQYSKEDLKDLEHLDFVAGIAPNLRGPYSTMYVRRPWTIRQYAGFSSATESNAFYRRNLAAGQKGLSVAFDLATHRGYDSDHERVEGDVGKAGVAIDSVEDMKILFDQIPLDQMSVSMTMNGAVLPIMAFYIVAAMEQGVDIASLSGTIQNDILKEFMVRNTYIYPPTPSMQIISDIFEYTSKNMPKFNSISISGYHMYEAGATSDIELAYTLADGLEYVRKGLEAGMDIDTFAPRLSFFWAIGMNHFMEIAKMRAARMLWAKMIKQFNPKNAKSLALRTHCQTSGWSLTEQDPFNNVARTTIEAAAAAFGGTQSLHTNALDEAIALPTDFSARIARNTQIYLQEETGITKTVDPWAGSYYVESLTDQIAHKAWELIEEVEELGGMTKAIEAGIPKMRIEEAAAKKQARIDSNIDVIVGVNKYPSPDEDLIDTLEVDNAAVRIEQIDRLKKIKADRNDDKVNKALEALTACAKTGEGNLLELAVNAAKERATLGEISYSLEKEFGRYRAQIKSVQGVYKKEIMDDPAFAKAQQLADAFAKKEGRRPRIMIAKMGQDGHDRGAKVVATGYADVGFDVDIGPLFQTPTEAAKQAVENDVHILGISSLAAGHKTLVPQVLEHLKKYGREDIMIIVGGVIPRKDYQFLFDAGVAAVFGPGTKISEAAIDILTLLDN; encoded by the coding sequence ATGAGAAGAAAAAACATTTCAAACATAACAGCAGATTTCACAGCTCTTGATAATGGGAATGCAACGCAAACTCAAGAACACTACGAGACGTCCGAAGGTATCTCGCTCAAAAAGCAGTATTCTAAAGAAGACCTCAAAGATCTAGAGCATCTTGATTTTGTAGCAGGAATAGCTCCCAACCTACGTGGACCCTATTCCACTATGTACGTGCGCCGGCCATGGACCATAAGACAATACGCTGGTTTTTCCAGCGCGACAGAATCCAACGCCTTTTATAGAAGAAATCTTGCTGCAGGACAAAAGGGACTTTCGGTAGCTTTTGATCTGGCCACTCATCGCGGCTATGACAGCGATCATGAGCGTGTAGAAGGTGATGTCGGGAAAGCTGGTGTTGCAATCGATAGCGTTGAGGATATGAAGATCCTTTTTGATCAAATTCCGCTGGACCAAATGTCCGTTTCCATGACCATGAACGGTGCCGTGTTGCCCATTATGGCATTTTACATCGTTGCGGCCATGGAACAAGGTGTGGATATCGCTTCGTTGAGCGGTACGATTCAGAATGATATCCTTAAGGAATTTATGGTGCGTAATACCTACATCTATCCGCCTACGCCTAGCATGCAGATCATCTCTGATATATTTGAGTATACTAGTAAGAACATGCCTAAATTCAACTCGATCTCGATCTCGGGTTACCATATGTATGAAGCTGGCGCGACCAGCGATATTGAGTTGGCATATACGCTGGCAGATGGTTTGGAATATGTGCGCAAAGGACTGGAAGCAGGCATGGACATAGACACTTTTGCTCCTAGACTATCTTTTTTCTGGGCCATTGGGATGAACCATTTTATGGAAATCGCCAAAATGCGCGCCGCCAGAATGCTATGGGCAAAAATGATCAAACAATTCAATCCTAAAAATGCCAAATCACTTGCCTTAAGAACGCATTGTCAAACATCAGGCTGGTCGTTAACGGAACAAGACCCATTTAATAATGTGGCTAGAACTACCATCGAGGCGGCTGCGGCAGCTTTTGGCGGGACACAAAGTCTTCATACCAATGCGTTGGATGAGGCGATTGCGTTGCCAACCGACTTCAGCGCACGTATCGCGAGAAACACACAAATTTACCTACAAGAAGAAACGGGAATTACCAAAACCGTAGATCCATGGGCTGGCTCCTACTATGTAGAGTCTTTAACAGATCAAATCGCCCATAAAGCCTGGGAACTTATAGAGGAAGTTGAAGAGCTAGGCGGCATGACCAAAGCCATTGAAGCCGGTATCCCAAAAATGCGTATTGAGGAAGCCGCTGCAAAAAAGCAGGCGCGCATCGATTCCAACATAGATGTGATCGTGGGCGTGAACAAATACCCAAGTCCAGATGAAGATCTTATAGACACGCTGGAAGTGGACAATGCGGCCGTAAGAATTGAGCAAATCGACCGATTGAAAAAGATCAAGGCAGATCGCAACGATGATAAAGTGAATAAAGCATTGGAAGCTTTAACCGCTTGCGCAAAAACTGGAGAAGGTAACCTACTGGAACTCGCCGTTAACGCCGCTAAGGAGCGCGCTACCTTGGGTGAGATTTCCTATTCTTTGGAGAAGGAATTTGGCCGTTACCGTGCCCAGATCAAGAGCGTTCAAGGTGTGTATAAAAAAGAGATTATGGATGATCCCGCTTTCGCGAAAGCGCAACAATTAGCAGACGCCTTTGCAAAAAAAGAAGGTCGTAGACCACGCATCATGATCGCAAAAATGGGTCAGGACGGTCACGATCGTGGCGCCAAGGTGGTCGCTACTGGCTATGCCGATGTAGGTTTTGACGTGGACATAGGACCGTTGTTCCAAACGCCAACCGAAGCTGCCAAACAAGCCGTGGAAAATGATGTCCACATCCTAGGCATTTCATCGCTGGCAGCCGGTCACAAGACATTGGTGCCGCAAGTGTTGGAACATCTTAAAAAATACGGCCGCGAGGACATCATGATCATCGTGGGCGGCGTGATACCGCGCAAGGACTACCAGTTCTTGTTTGATGCCGGCGTGGCAGCTGTCTTTGGACCCGGAACAAAAATCAGTGAGGCCGCGATCGATATTTTGACGCTGTTAGATAACTAA
- a CDS encoding DUF2147 domain-containing protein: MKYVVLVLLCFFAFAKANSQDVTGTWKTIDDESGEVKSHVQVYKKGDSYYGKVLKVLSKDAPPNPKCIACEGALKDQPIEGMVIMKDLKKKGKMYKDGTIIDPENGKEYDCKIWLNEDNPDLLMVRGYILFLYRTQTWERL, from the coding sequence ATGAAATATGTAGTGTTGGTGCTGTTGTGTTTTTTCGCTTTCGCGAAAGCGAACTCCCAAGACGTCACTGGAACATGGAAAACCATTGATGATGAATCTGGAGAAGTAAAATCTCATGTCCAGGTGTACAAAAAAGGTGATTCCTATTACGGTAAAGTATTGAAGGTACTCTCCAAAGACGCGCCACCTAATCCTAAATGTATTGCCTGTGAAGGAGCCCTAAAAGATCAACCCATTGAAGGTATGGTCATCATGAAGGACCTGAAAAAAAAGGGTAAAATGTATAAGGATGGCACCATTATCGATCCAGAAAACGGCAAAGAATATGACTGTAAAATCTGGCTCAATGAAGATAATCCAGACTTGTTGATGGTACGCGGTTATATCTTGTTTTTGTACAGGACCCAAACCTGGGAACGTCTATAA